A single genomic interval of Mycobacterium sp. DL592 harbors:
- a CDS encoding PD40 domain-containing protein: MQMNKPKRALNTARRTNGHHRTPQRHREPYAWLGAGAITLGVGVALASAAGVAHADTSQSPGSPHSTGSEAPSPTAARNPEAGSHRNARGIDNRSALGTTGPGGASTESGSARTTTSVDANSFVPAAGISTASVSQPSAGFGRAHDAAARVVVSSLVKSPPQAASAAPLTTAPSAAAVSSVSPLASISIGQIIQQAVNVLIPIINNTPIRSLLDLIEGSGGSAGSVIRLLGQPVATVSGPNGTIVYAVSTGLLTSSVTEIDTKTNTVIGVPVALPGAPAGHPVISPDGNRAYITSTGAAVTGAALTFVTTINTANDTVTGTAVVAGTPAGGSLLLSPDATHVFRETAVGSDTLAVSVIDAKTGSIVGDPVTINGFEIGPLEQSPDGTRVFQSSISNVGTTTVTVIDAATSSVVGQPLTLAGVAAGGVAISPAGDLVAQATQSVSGPPTTTVTLIDPHTSSVVGVPVTLDGWPDLGLMPSSTFFTLGGARVNEVTQDGVASPVLTVIQTATGTVVGTPVVVGPAGSSGVESVVPDPVGGAIYVASVNPGSDSTLATVVDTNTSTVVGSPVVLDGTLATSSTSLIVSLDRSRVYQATNVETASSGGTPAVSYATVAAVGADGTSIWTTQIQGSARTPIILSPDGSTAYLITATLGSLITAINTTTGAVTSTPITITGLASDGLALTPDTAYLTTTVTFLEVPFFFTYFPLNYTRLTAIPTSQL, translated from the coding sequence ATGCAGATGAACAAGCCTAAGCGCGCGCTGAACACGGCGCGGCGCACGAACGGTCACCACCGCACCCCACAGCGTCACCGCGAGCCGTATGCCTGGCTGGGTGCGGGCGCGATCACCCTCGGGGTAGGCGTGGCCCTGGCTAGCGCGGCCGGGGTAGCCCACGCCGACACCTCCCAGTCCCCCGGATCGCCGCACTCAACCGGAAGTGAGGCCCCCAGCCCGACTGCGGCGAGAAACCCTGAGGCCGGGAGCCACCGGAACGCACGCGGCATCGACAACAGAAGTGCTCTTGGCACGACAGGTCCCGGAGGCGCAAGCACTGAATCCGGCTCCGCGAGAACGACAACGAGCGTCGACGCCAACTCTTTTGTCCCGGCGGCTGGGATCAGCACAGCTTCTGTGTCGCAGCCCTCAGCGGGCTTCGGCCGAGCTCACGATGCAGCCGCTAGAGTCGTCGTGTCGTCATTGGTCAAGTCCCCGCCCCAGGCAGCCTCGGCGGCGCCTCTCACTACAGCACCGAGCGCGGCAGCCGTCTCATCCGTCTCACCCCTGGCATCGATTTCGATCGGGCAGATCATCCAGCAGGCCGTCAACGTTCTGATTCCGATCATCAACAACACCCCGATCCGGAGTCTGCTCGACCTCATCGAGGGCTCCGGCGGCTCAGCGGGCTCGGTCATTCGCCTTCTCGGTCAGCCTGTCGCCACCGTGTCAGGCCCCAACGGCACGATCGTCTATGCGGTCAGCACGGGGCTGCTCACGAGCAGCGTCACCGAGATTGACACTAAGACCAACACCGTTATCGGTGTGCCCGTCGCGTTGCCGGGGGCTCCAGCAGGACACCCGGTGATCAGCCCGGATGGCAACCGCGCGTACATCACCAGTACGGGCGCCGCCGTCACCGGCGCAGCCCTGACCTTCGTGACGACGATCAACACCGCAAACGACACCGTCACCGGCACCGCCGTCGTCGCTGGAACACCGGCAGGCGGCTCCTTGTTGCTGAGCCCTGACGCGACCCACGTCTTCCGGGAGACGGCAGTCGGCTCGGACACTCTGGCGGTGTCGGTAATCGATGCGAAAACCGGCTCCATCGTCGGTGACCCGGTGACCATCAACGGTTTCGAGATTGGTCCGCTCGAGCAGAGCCCGGACGGAACCCGTGTCTTCCAGAGCAGCATTTCGAACGTCGGAACGACGACGGTCACGGTGATCGATGCCGCGACCAGTAGTGTCGTCGGCCAGCCGCTGACGCTGGCCGGCGTGGCCGCCGGCGGCGTGGCCATCAGTCCGGCGGGCGACCTCGTCGCCCAGGCCACCCAAAGCGTCTCGGGGCCGCCGACAACCACTGTGACATTGATCGATCCCCACACGAGTTCGGTGGTTGGTGTGCCGGTCACTCTCGACGGATGGCCGGACCTGGGTCTGATGCCTAGCAGCACCTTCTTCACCCTGGGAGGTGCCCGGGTCAATGAGGTTACCCAAGATGGAGTTGCGAGCCCGGTCTTGACTGTCATCCAAACCGCGACCGGCACGGTGGTGGGAACACCGGTTGTGGTGGGTCCCGCTGGGAGCAGCGGCGTCGAATCCGTGGTCCCTGATCCTGTCGGAGGCGCCATTTACGTGGCCTCGGTCAACCCCGGCTCGGACAGCACGCTCGCGACGGTGGTCGACACCAACACCAGCACCGTGGTCGGGTCGCCGGTCGTCCTCGATGGCACCCTGGCTACCAGCTCGACGTCGCTGATCGTCAGCCTGGATCGCAGTCGCGTCTACCAAGCCACAAACGTCGAGACCGCATCGAGCGGCGGGACCCCAGCAGTCAGTTACGCGACAGTCGCGGCCGTGGGCGCCGACGGCACCTCGATCTGGACCACCCAGATCCAGGGGTCCGCGAGGACCCCGATAATTCTGAGCCCGGACGGATCGACGGCCTACCTGATCACCGCAACCCTCGGGTCGCTAATCACGGCGATCAACACCACGACCGGTGCGGTCACCAGCACTCCCATCACGATCACCGGCCTCGCCAGTGATGGCCTAGCACTCACCCCGGACACGGCCTACCTGACGACCACAGTCACCTTCCTGGAAGTGCCCTTCTTCTTCACCTATTTCCCCCTCAACTACACCCGCCTCACCGCGATCCCCACCTCCCAACTTTGA